One window of Halosolutus amylolyticus genomic DNA carries:
- a CDS encoding DUF354 domain-containing protein has translation MRYLFFTNTPAHVHLYKHAIRELEARGHDTLVLARDYTCTIDLLEWYDLSYEIYGYCDTSKSSLLSRLPIHYVRAIRAARRFDPDLVFGMGSYAAHTGAVSRTPTVLLIDSEPASFDHTVSTPFARAVLTPNTFRKDLGENHYVFPGFKECAYLHPAVYTTDRSIRDRLGIDADEPYVILRFNAFGSQHDVGKKGITGDQRRRLIDRLSEDATVLISDEGNDLSLETVPARPFDLHPALIHDALSEAELLVADTQTMVTEAALLGTPAIRSNSFVGETDMGNFVELENQGLIHNLSHFEEVLERSSSLLREDGIQETWQRRRNEYLSDKANLTDVIVDVALSCGHVDELDSLSQFERSSSAKPTATVSIDGD, from the coding sequence ATGAGATACCTGTTCTTCACCAATACGCCGGCGCACGTCCATCTGTACAAGCACGCGATTCGAGAACTCGAGGCGCGTGGCCACGACACGCTCGTACTCGCGCGGGATTATACCTGCACGATCGACCTGCTCGAGTGGTACGACCTGTCGTACGAGATCTACGGCTACTGTGATACCTCGAAGAGTTCACTGCTGAGTCGACTGCCGATACACTACGTCCGAGCGATCAGGGCGGCGAGACGGTTCGACCCGGATCTCGTTTTCGGAATGGGCAGCTATGCGGCACACACGGGGGCTGTAAGCCGAACGCCGACGGTTCTGCTGATCGACTCCGAACCGGCGTCGTTCGATCATACAGTCTCGACGCCGTTCGCCCGGGCCGTACTCACGCCCAACACGTTCCGAAAAGATCTCGGAGAGAACCATTACGTGTTCCCCGGCTTCAAAGAGTGTGCGTACCTCCACCCGGCGGTTTACACGACTGATCGCTCCATTCGTGACCGGCTCGGTATCGACGCGGACGAACCGTACGTAATCCTCCGGTTCAACGCGTTCGGCTCTCAACACGACGTCGGCAAGAAGGGGATTACTGGCGATCAACGCCGGCGTCTCATCGACCGTCTCAGTGAAGACGCGACGGTACTCATCTCCGACGAAGGTAATGATCTTTCGCTCGAGACGGTTCCTGCTCGGCCGTTCGACCTTCACCCTGCACTGATACACGACGCGCTTTCGGAGGCCGAACTGCTGGTCGCCGATACCCAGACGATGGTTACCGAGGCGGCGCTCCTCGGCACGCCGGCGATCCGGTCCAATTCGTTCGTGGGCGAGACCGACATGGGCAACTTCGTCGAACTGGAGAACCAGGGATTGATTCACAATCTCTCACACTTCGAGGAGGTTCTCGAACGATCGAGTTCGTTACTTCGTGAAGACGGGATCCAGGAAACGTGGCAGCGACGACGGAACGAGTATCTCTCGGACAAGGCGAATCTCACCGACGTGATCGTGGACGTCGCGCTTTCGTGCGGTCACGTCGACGAACTCGATTCGCTCTCACAGTTCGAACGGTCGTCGTCTGCCAAACCGACAGCTACTGTGAGTATCGACGGAGATTGA